CGCCGTTGCTGTTGGTGATGCTGTAAGCAAAAGGAGCTTCGCCGCCGTTGAGGGTAAATTGCAACTGGCTATTGCTGCCTTGACACAAACAACTGTAAGCGTTGAAATTCATCAGGGCGCAAGGGTCGGGTTTGCAGGGAATAGCAGGGCTTTGATAGTAGAAAGTACAGCCTTCGTTGTCCACCACCGAAATACTGTAAGTGCTGCCGCCTGTGAGAGGACCTATGGTGAAGTTTCCGGCAACATACAGTATATCATTTACCGTACCTTCAATAGTATAAGGCGGATTGCCGCCGCTAATAGCTACGTCCACCAAAAACTTACCGATAGTTTCGTCACAAGTTACATCGTGCGTTACCGAAAGAGAGGAGCAAGGCTGTACTTTGCAGCTTATCGGGCCACCGGATACCGTTGTTGCATTGCCCTGTGCATCGCTGACGGTGATTTCGTAAGTAGAACCCGCCGTAAATTCAGCAGTTTGGTAGCTGTTGCCCATAATATTATCAGCTTCTACGCTGCCGCTCAAAGTATAGGGAGCTTCGCCTCCTTCTATATTCAACAATACTACAAAAGCATCATTATCTTCGTTACAAATAGCAAAAGATTGTGCCGAAAGTGCCGGTGTGCAGATAGTGGCAGCGAGCCAATAAATAGTTTCACAACCATTAGCATCAACAAATTGCAGCTTATACGGAACATTCATAAGTCCTGTGAAAGAACTGCTGTTACTGTTTAAAGTACCTTCTACCACCAACACTTCACCGCCACCCAAATCGGCTTCGTAGGTATAGTTGTAAGGAGGTGTACCATTTGACAAATGATAGGCAATGAATACACCATCATTTAAACATTCGGTTGATACATTGTTTACTTCAAATAAAAAGCAAGTGGGGCAAGCAGCTTCTTCAATAGTACCCGTAGCAGAGGCACTGCAACCATTGGCATCGCTGACATTTACTTGATAAGTGCTGCCGTTGGGATACACATCACCATTTTGCGCACTGCTATAGAAATAAGGAGGAGTACCGCCGCTTACATTAATCTGGAGTGTCGCTGTTCCGTCATTATTGCAAGTATAGCTGTGTTCAATAGAAATATTTACATCGGCGCAAGGGTCAATGGGTGGGCAATTAATTGTTCCTTGCTCCACATACGAACAACCATTAGCATCAGTCATCGAAATATAATACGTTTCGTTGTGTGCTACGGTAGCATTATTGGCGGTTCCGGTGAAAAAATAAGGCTCAGTGCCGCCGCTTGCAGTGAAGGTCACGATTCCGTTTCCATTTCCGCACGCAACATTGACATTTAAAGATAAATCGTTGTCGGCGCAGGGGTTGGTATATGGACAATCGGCTACGCCCTGCACGGTGACATTACAACCATTGGCATCGGTGACAGTAGCATAATACGTTTCGTTGTGTGCCACGGTAGCATTGTTGGCTGTTCCGGTGAAAAAATAAGGCGCAGTTCCTCCGCTTGCAGTTAAATTAAGTAAGCCGTTTCCATTTCCGCAAGTCACATCGGCGGCAAGAGCTAAGGTAGAGTTTTCGCAAACCGAAGTCGGCGGGCAGTTGATAGTTCCCTGAACAGAGGCGGTGCAACCATCGGCATCAATGACGGTGGCGTTATAAGTTTCGTTGTGTTGTAATGTAGAGCCGCTTGGCACACCTGAAAATTCGTAAGGCGCAGTTCCTCCGCTTGCAGTTAAATTAAGTAAGCCGTTTCCATTTCCGCAAGTCACATCGGCGGCGAGTGCTAAGGTAGAGTTTTCGCAAACCGAAGTCGGCGGGCAGTTGATAGTTCCCTGAACAGAGGCGGTGCAACCATCAGCATCGGTGACGGTGGCGTTATAAGTTTCGTTGTGTTGTAATGTAGAGCCGCTTGGCACACCTGAAAATTCGTAAGGCGCAGTTCCTCCGCTTGCAGTTAAATAAAGTAAGCCGTTTCCATTTCCGCAAGTCACATCGGCGGCGAGTGCTAAGGTAGAGTTTTCGCAAACCGAAGTCGGCGGGCAGTTGATAGTTCCCTGAACAGAGGCGGTGCAACCATCAGCATCGGTGACGGTGGCGTTATAAGTTTCGTTGTGTTGTAATGTAGAGCCGCTTGGCACACCTGAAAATTCATAAGGCGCAGTTCCTCCGCTTACAGTTAAATTAAGTAAGCCGTTTCCATTTCCGCAAGTCACATCGGCGGCGAGAGCTAAGGTAGAGTTTTCGCAAACCGAAGTCGGCGGGCAGTTGATAATTCCCTGAACAGAGGCGGTGCAACCATCAGCATCGGTGACGGTGGCGTTATAAGTTTCGTTGTGTTGCAATGTAGAGCCGCTTGGCACACCTGAAAATTCGTAAGGCGCAGTGCCGCCGCTTGCTGTTAAATAAAATAAGCCGTTTCCATTTCCGCAAGTCACATCGGCGGCGAGTGCTAAGGTGGAGTTTTCGCAAGGCACAACAACCGGACAATCAATAGTACCGCTTACAGTACCACCGCAACCAAACTCCAACAAAGTAGTAATGCTGTACGATTCGCCGTTATTGAGAATAGCTCCATTATTGTGTGTGGCATTTAGTACGAATATGCCTATATCTTGGGGATAATTGATAAATAAAGTTGCTGTACCGTCTTCGTTGCAAATAGTATTGACAAAAAAATCAGGTGTATTGTTATCAGCACAAGGGTCGGGACAATTATTAGAATCGTTAAATGTTGCTACACAGCCATTGGCATCAGTAGCCGTGATTTGATAGCTTTCTTCAAATTGCAAAACGGCGGTGTATGTGCCGTTGGCATTCTGTTGTACTAAATCATTATATACAAAATTATATTGCCATTCGATAGGAGGAGTGCCTCCGTTTGTACCAAAAGTAATTTGACCTCCATAATTACAATTTGGTGCATTGGCAACGGTGATAGAAAAACTTTCGCAAGGGTCTGCACAATCTATGGCATTTTCAATCGTAACGCTTACAAAGCTATTACTCACTTCAAAACAAGTACCTGCAATTTCGGCAATAGTATTGCCCAGCACTACTGCATTATCATACGCAATACCATAAATACGATAAGTACCTGCTGCAAAATCGGTATTGAAAGAAAGCGTACCTGTTGCAGACAATGACGATACAATTTGACCATCGGCATCTGTTACAAAATAAGCATAGTTGTTTCCGTTTTGACCGCTCACCCCTACAGCTACGGTTTGGGGCAAATTGGTTTCGCATAAAGTATTGGTGCTACCTGCCGCCAAAGTCACTGTTCCGCCTGCTGCTTCGCACGCCACACAACCTTCGCCCGGGGCTATCGGCTGTGCAAAAGCGATATACGGATAGCTGCCATCAGTTTGGATAGAGCCGATACACAAAGGCTCAAACTGCGGTGTGGGGTTGCCCTCTTGCGGCACTAAAATCGGAACAATAACATAAGACGTATTATAAGAGATGATTTCTGCTTCTACCAAAAAAGATACATCAACAAATCCTTCATCATAAATACTATTACCATCGGTAGAAGAAAGAGAAATTTGAGAAAAATTAGGGTCTTCGTAAGGATTTTCAACGCTGGGCTGGTCGTAATAGAGTGTAAAAATTACTGCTCCTGCGGTATCATTGCTATCGGGAAAAAATAAGTGCTGGGTTCAATGATTTGAGAATTGAGGAAAAGCCCATTTTCGGCACAAAACAAATAAGGATTATTTTGTGTACCTGTGCCTCCCAAAGCGAAGTCGGCGTAAGTAGTTGTAATTTCTGCCATACACAAGGAGTCGGTAATCGGGCACTCGGCGGCAGGATTGGCGGTATTGTTATAGATATAGATTTTGCCGTTGCTGTTGGGTTTGGCGGCACAATCGGGAGCAAAAACGCCCAAAGTATAAGTACCGCTTACAGCAGGGGAGTAAGTAAAAATAGCACCTGCACCACAACCGGAGGTAGTGCCATCGGCATAAGCTACTTGCGTTTGGGCGGAATTAAACAGGGTAAGTGTGAGATTCCAAGAGCCATCGGGATTACAATTTCCGATAACGTAGGTGTTACCCGCCACTAAATCCATCGTATAGCCGTAGGTGCTGAACACCGATTGCGTAGTAGCGATGCGGTCGGTACAATCAGATGACAAAGTAGCCACAGAGGTGGAAGAAAAAGGCAATGTTTGTGTGATGGCACTATGCGGGCATTGTGCATCAAGCGTTTGATATACTACCAAACACAACAACAGCCAAATGAACATTCTTTTCATTTCGTACATATTTTTTTATAAAATTGGAACAACAAAGTTATATACAATTTTCAGCTATTACTGCAAAATATGTACTTTATGACGATAATTAGAGTATTAAAAGCAGGGTTGGAGGAAAAAGAACGATGTATCAGAGCAGGAAATGACAATATCAAGGGTCATTTA
Above is a genomic segment from Sphingobacteriales bacterium containing:
- a CDS encoding T9SS type A sorting domain-containing protein gives rise to the protein MVEAEIISYNTSYVIVPILVPQEGNPTPQFEPLCIGSIQTDGSYPYIAFAQPIAPGEGCVACEAAGGTVTLAAGSTNTLCETNLPQTVAVGVSGQNGNNYAYFVTDADGQIVSSLSATGTLSFNTDFAAGTYRIYGIAYDNAVVLGNTIAEIAGTCFEVSNSFVSVTIENAIDCADPCESFSITVANAPNCNYGGQITFGTNGGTPPIEWQYNFVYNDLVQQNANGTYTAVLQFEESYQITATDANGCVATFNDSNNCPDPCADNNTPDFFVNTICNEDGTATLFINYPQDIGIFVLNATHNNGAILNNGESYSITTLLEFGCGGTVSGTIDCPVVVPCENSTLALAADVTCGNGNGLFYLTASGGTAPYEFSGVPSGSTLQHNETYNATVTDADGCTASVQGIINCPPTSVCENSTLALAADVTCGNGNGLLNLTVSGGTAPYEFSGVPSGSTLQHNETYNATVTDADGCTASVQGTINCPPTSVCENSTLALAADVTCGNGNGLLYLTASGGTAPYEFSGVPSGSTLQHNETYNATVTDADGCTASVQGTINCPPTSVCENSTLALAADVTCGNGNGLLNLTASGGTAPYEFSGVPSGSTLQHNETYNATVIDADGCTASVQGTINCPPTSVCENSTLALAADVTCGNGNGLLNLTASGGTAPYFFTGTANNATVAHNETYYATVTDANGCNVTVQGVADCPYTNPCADNDLSLNVNVACGNGNGIVTFTASGGTEPYFFTGTANNATVAHNETYYISMTDANGCSYVEQGTINCPPIDPCADVNISIEHSYTCNNDGTATLQINVSGGTPPYFYSSAQNGDVYPNGSTYQVNVSDANGCSASATGTIEEAACPTCFLFEVNNVSTECLNDGVFIAYHLSNGTPPYNYTYEADLGGGEVLVVEGTLNSNSSSFTGLMNVPYKLQFVDANGCETIYWLAATICTPALSAQSFAICNEDNDAFVVLLNIEGGEAPYTLSGSVEADNIMGNSYQTAEFTAGSTYEITVSDAQGNATTVSGGPISCKVQPCSSLSVTHDVTCDETIGKFLVDVAISGGNPPYTIEGTVNDILYVAGNFTIGPLTGGSTYSISVVDNEGCTFYYQSPAIPCKPDPCALMNFNAYSCLCQGSNSQLQFTLNGGEAPFAYSITNSNGEVVEQGSSNMPNFNIMTTALCEDAAFEITITDNNDCSFSKEVLCEGPTAVDLLRFEGEALENANELHWQSASEYNLLFYALERSADGINFEDIATIQAAANGTTTGRNYHFTDKKAPQGIAYYRLRMENGGGEPDTYSQTISLLRGKPELSVVSVGPVPAQDAIYIHISSNTETVLQTTMYDVNGKLVTTQAYNLQNGSQSFRIDRAGWAAGIYFLHLSNAEQQLNQLYKIVLE